The proteins below come from a single Oscillospiraceae bacterium genomic window:
- a CDS encoding metal-dependent transcriptional regulator, translating into MALLESGEMYLEDILILREKQRVVRAVDIANYTGYSKPSISRAVGLLKKDGLIEVDGEGYITLKPAGEKIAEKILERHRLLTEFLVKIGVSPEVAARDACKIEHDICDETFEKLKAHMSRVKKEI; encoded by the coding sequence ATGGCATTGCTGGAATCGGGCGAAATGTATCTTGAAGATATATTGATTTTACGCGAAAAACAGAGAGTGGTGCGTGCAGTTGACATCGCCAATTATACGGGGTATTCGAAACCGAGTATCAGCCGTGCAGTCGGACTGTTGAAAAAAGACGGTCTGATCGAAGTGGACGGGGAAGGGTATATCACTCTGAAACCTGCGGGTGAGAAGATTGCTGAAAAAATTCTGGAACGCCATCGGCTTCTGACGGAATTCTTAGTTAAAATCGGCGTCAGCCCCGAGGTCGCCGCCCGTGATGCCTGCAAAATTGAACACGATATCTGTGACGAGACCTTTGAAAAATTAAAAGCGCATATGAGTCGTGTAAAAAAGGAAATT